Sequence from the Saccharopolyspora pogona genome:
ATCAGTAGGAGGAAGAGCTCACCGAAGCGGCGATGATGATGCCGAAGATCACGTAGAGCAGGATGATCAGGACCCACCAGGCGGCACCGGCGATGATCCCGATCTTGCCCCACTTCTTGGCGTCGTCCGCGGCCGCCTGAGCCTGCGCGTACTGGCCCTGGGCCCACAGGTTCTGCACCGAGGTGGCCTTGATCAGGGACGGGATCGCGAAGGGCCAGCACAGGAAGATCGAACCGATGCCCCAGCCGATGTTGTTGTTCGGCGGGGCACCACCCATGCCGGGCTGCGGCGCGTAGGGGTTCGCCTGACCGTACGGGTCGGGCTGGCCGTAGGGCTGCTGCGGCATCGGGCCCGACGGCGGACCGTATCCGCCCGGCTGCTGGCCGTACGGCTGCTGCGGGTTGGGCTCCGAGGGCGGGCCGCCATAGGGATTAGTCACGATTTTTCCTTTTAGTGGTCAACAAAAGAAGCCGATGTGTCCTTGCCGTGCGCAAAGACCGGCCAGCAACGTACCTGAGACGCACACGCATTTCGGCGGGTTCCCGGGAATCCGCCGCGAAGTTGTGATCAGAACCCCAGTTTGCGCAGCTGCTTCGGGTCGCGTTGCCAATCTTTGGCGACTTTCACGTGAAGATCAAGGTAGATCTTGGTGCCCAGCAGCGCCTGGATGTGCTTGCGCGCCTGGGTGCCGACGGCGCGCAGCCGCTCCCCGCCGCTGCCGATGACGATCGACTTCTGGCTGGAGCGCTCGACGTAGAGCACCGCGTGCACGTCGATCAGGTCGTCGCGGTCTTCGCGGGGGATCATCTCCTCGATGGTCACGGCCAGCGAGTGCGGCAGTTCGTCGCGCACCCCCTCCAGCGCCGCCTCCCGGATCAGCTCGGCGATGAGCGTCGTCTCCGGTTCGTCGGTCAGCTCGCCGTCCGGGTAGAGCTGCGGGCCCTCCGGCAGCTGTCCGACCAGCAGATCGGCCAGCACGTCGACCTGGAAGGAGTCCACTGCGGACACCGGCACCAGTTCGGCGAACTCCATCACCTGCTGCAGGTCGAGCAGCTGCTGCGCCACCTGATCCTTGCCGACCAGGTCCGTCTTGGTGACGATGCCCAGCACCGGGGTGCGGCGGGACACCTTCTTCAGCTGCTCGGCGATGAACCGGTCCCCCGGGCCCACCTTCTGGTCGGCCGGCACGCAGAATCCCACGACATCCACTTCGGACCACGTCTCGTAAACCAGGTCGTTGAGCCGCCGCCCAAGCAGCGTGCGCGGCCGGTGCAGGCCGGGGGTGTCCACGATGATCAGCTGCGCGTCGGGGCGGTGCACGATGCCGCGGATGGCGTGCCGGGTGGTCTGCGGCTTGCTCGAGGTGATCGCCACCTTGGAGCCGACCAGGCGGTTCGTCAGCGTCGACTTCCCCGCGTTGGGGCGGCCGACGAAGCAGGCGAATCCGGAGCGGTGCACATCTGCGGAGCTGGTCACCGCACCATTGTGACCGGCCCGCCCTGGCCGCAGCACAGTGGGCGTGCGACCCGGGCGCCTGAGGCCGGGGAGGCACCCGGTGACGCAATTTCAATGGAAATCAGAGGTCCGATTTCCATTGAAATTGCGGAAGTTGTCCACAGCCTTCGGCGTGTCGGGGAACGACACGCCGAAAGTTCGCAACTTCCATTGAAATTGCGCCCAGGATCGACGCTCCGACGACCCGGACTGGGTTAAGCCTGGAGAACGCCTGCGACGGTGCCCGTGGCGTCCGCTCGGAGGATCGTCGCCGTGCTGGTGAGGTCGCGGACCGCAGCCGCAGAGTCGGCGTCGACGGAGTCGGCGTCCGTGACGACCGCAGCCGCCTCCAGACCCTCGGCGCCGCTGGCGACCGCCGCCGCCACCGCCGCCTGCAGGGCCGTCAGACGCAGGGACGGGAGGGCCACCGTGCACGCCGCGTAGGTCCGGCCGTCGGTGTCGCGCACCGCTGCTCCCTCGGCCGCTCCGGTGCGGGCCCGGGACGACCGCGCGAGCGTGACGATCTTGGCGTCCTCCGGGTCGATCTCCTGCGGGGCCACCGATTCGACGTGCTCAGCCACGGGCGTTGCTTCCTTCCTGGTCGGCACCGCGCAGCGGTGCTTGATCTGCGTTCACCGGGCGGACGAGCAGCGCGTTGATACGAATCCGCCCGCGGTGGTCCTTGCCTCCCTCGGCGCGCAGCCGCAGCCCGGCGATCTCGGTCTCCGCCCCGGGCAGTGGCACCCGGCCGAGGCGCTGCGCCAGCAGCCCGCCGACCGTCTCCACGTCGGAGTCGTCGAGCTCCACGCCGAACAGCTCGCCTAGGTCTTCGACTGGCAGCCGCGAGCTGACCCGGACGGTGCCGTCATCGAGCCGCTCGATGGGGCGGTGCTCCTCCAGGTCGGACTCGTCGGTGATCTCGCCGACGATCTCCTCGATGATGTCCTCGATGGTCAGCAGCCCGGCGGTACCGCCGTACTCGTCGACCGCGATGGCCAGGTGGCTGCGGGACAGCTGCATCTCGCCGAGCAGTTCGTCCAACCGCTTGGTGTCCGGCACGAAGCTCGCCGGGCGCATCAGCTCCGCCACCGCCGGACCGGCCTCGTCGCGAGCGTCCAGCACGGCGCGGGTCAGGTCTTTGAGGGTCACCACGCCGACGATGTCGTCGACGCTCTCGCCGATCACCGGGACGCGGGAGAACCCGGAGCGCAAGCACAGCGCCAGCGCCTGCCGGGCGGACTTGGTCTGCTCGATCCAGATGATCTCGGTGCGCGGCACCATCACCTCGCGGGCGAGGGTGTCGCCGAGCTCGAAGACCGAGTGGATCATCTCCCGCTCGCCCGCGGCCACCACGCCGCGCTCGCCGGCGAGGTCGACCAGCTCGCGCAGCTCCACCTCGGTGGAGAACGGGCCTTCCCGGAAGCCCTTGCCGGGGGTGATCATGTTCCCGATCAGGATCAGCAGCCTGGTCAGCGGGTTGAGCAGCCTGGCCAGCACCCGCACCGGCGCGGCCACCTTGAGCCCGATGCCGTAGGGGTGCTGCCGGCCGAGGGTGCGCGGGCCGACGCCGACCAGCACGTAGGACGCCACCAGCATGATCAGCCCGGCGATCACCACCGCCCAGGCCTCGGAGTTGGCCATCCGGATGGCGACCACGGTGACCAGCACCGTGGCGCCCATCTCGCACGCCAGCCGCAGCAACAGCAGCAGGTTGACGTGCCGGGGCCGGTCCGCGAGCAGCTGCGCGAGCTGCTTGGCACCGCCGCGCCCCTCGCGGACCAGCTCGTCGACGCGGGCCCGGGAAGCCACGGCGATGGCGGACTCGGAGGCCGCGAAGACCCCGGCCGCCAGCACCAGCAGCACCGCGATGATCAGGAACGCAGTGGAACCGGTCGAGGCCACCGCCGACTCCCCTAGTTGGTGGCGGCCGGGCCGCCCTGCGGCGGCTCCGGCTCGTCCAGCCCGACGGCACCCAGCACCCTGGCGTCCGCGCTACGCTGCGCGGCCGCCCGCTCGGCCTCGCCGCGGGCTTCGCGGTACTCGGCCAGGATGCGGTTCTGCAGGCCGAACATCTCCCGCTCCTCCTCCGGCTCGGCGTGGTCGTAGCCGAGCAGGTGGAGCACGCCGTGCACGGTGAGCAGGTGCAACTCGTCCAGCAGGCTGTGCCCGGCCTTGCGGGCCTGGTCCTTGGCGAACGCCGGGCAGAGCACGATGTCGCCCAGCAGCGCCGGCCCGGAGCCGGCGGAGTCGGGGCGGCGGGCCGAGTCGTATTCGTCCATCGGGAACGACATCACGTCGGTAGGACCGGGCAGGTCCATCCACCGCTCGTGCAGGTCGGCCATCACGTCGAGCTCCACCAGCACGATGGACAGCTCGGCGAGCTGGCTGACGCTCATCTTGTCCAGGGCGAAGCGGGCGACCGAGACGATGGTCGCCTCGGGCACTGCGACGCCGGATTCGTTGGCGATCTCGATGCTCATGCGCGTCCCCGTCGATGCCCGTTTCGCCGATCCGACCGGTCGTGGTGGTCGGCGTCCTCCAGCGCGTGCCAACGGTCGTAGGCGTTGACGATGTCGGTGACCAGCCGGTGCCGCACCACGTCGTGGCTGTCCAGCAGGGCGAAGTGCACGTCGTCGACGCCGTCCAGGATCTGCTGCACGATCTTCAGACCGCTGCGCTGCCCGCCGGGCAGGTCGATCTGCGTGACGTCCCCGGTCACCACGATCTTGGAGCCGAAGCCCAGCCGGGTCAGGAACATCTTCATCTGCTCGGGCGTGGTGTTCTGCGCCTCGTCGAGGATGATGAACGCGTCGTTAAGGGTGTTGTGCGTCAGGAGGTAGTCCTCAGTGACATAGAGAGAGTCGGCGGCTGCGACCTGGATGCAGACCGCTTCCTCACGGCCCGCGGGTTCGATCCTGTCGACGAACCGCATGGGCCTTCCGCCACCACCCGCCGCCCGGTAAGTGGCGAGCTTGCGGGCGAGCCGGAAGGGTTTGATGCCCTCTGGAAGCCGGATGTCAATGGCATGTGTATCTCGGCGGTGGTGAACCTCGCGCCCACGCGCCCTCCCAGGTGACCGCCCATGGGCTTGCCTGAGACGGTAATAGGCCACTCCACCCAGCGACTGGACGAGAGTGATCACATCATCACGAAGCTGGCTCGATGTCGTCGAGTACTGTATGCGGCAGGTACGCCCGGCTTGCGTGACAGGGCCGCCATCGGAGTCCAGGAGGCCCTGCAAAACGGCTATCCGGACCTCGGCGGAATTGTTCAGATATACGTCAGGCACGAACTTCGTAGCCGAAGTGGCTCCGAATAGCGCCAGGGAACGGAGTATCCCGGTAACCGGATTCTCAGTCGTGATGACATCGCCGGGAGCCGCCGTACGGTTGAGAACATAATCCACTGCGGTCTTCTGCCGCAGAGTGACACCGGGGAGCGCCGAGCCCAGCGCCAGTGCCAGTTCCGGCTCGGCAGTAGCGAACGAAGGCGTCGTGGAACCTGTGCAGCAATCGTCGCCGAGCAGCAGTCCCAGTGCGTACGGGTCCATTGGGACGTCACGTTCCGAAAAGCAGACCGGCGATGTCAGCAGCGGCAATTCGTACCGACGAGCGTGTGCGGCACGGAGATTGCCGATCATTTCGCTGGTTCGGAGGACCCGCCAGGGTTTGTTGCGACGACGGTCAGAGGCTGTCCGGACCGTCCATAGATGGTCGCCACAGCAGAGGGTCGAGGCACCGTCCTGGGCGGTGACGCGGTAGATGTCTTTCTCGCCCTGCGGGTACACACCAAGGACCGGGGTGGGCTCGCCGTTCGACCCGATGACCAGGTCGCCCACTTCAAGGTCACCAATTCGGCGGAAGCCATCCGGCGTCAACACATTGGTGAAGACGGGTTGCGCGCGGCCGCGCATGTAGGCCAGCGGCGCGATCTCGATCGTGCCCGCCTGCGTCAGCCGCGGCACCGACTCCGGGTCGACCATGTCGTGCAGCGCGTCGTACAGCGGCCGCAGGTAGGGGTCGATCTTCTCGTAGAGGGTGCCCGGCAGGAACCCGAGCCGCTCACCCGCCTCGACGGCGGGGCGGGTGAGGATGATCCGGTTGACCTGCTTGGCCTGCAGCGCCTGCACCGCCTTGGCCATCGCAAGGTACGTCTTGCCGGTACCGGCGGGGCCGATGCCGAACACCACGGTGTGGTGGTCGATGGCGTCGACGTAGCGCTTCTGGTTGAGGGTCTTGGGACGGATCGTCCGCCCGCGCCGGGACACGATGTCGAGGCTGAGCACATCGGCCGGCGACTCGTTGTGGTCGGCCGAGAGCATCCCGACGCTGCGGCGGACAATGTCCGGCGTGAGCGGGCTGCCCTTGGCGATCAACGCGATCAGCTCGGCGAACACCCGTTCGGCGAACGCGACCTCCGCGGGATCCCCCGACAGCGTCACCTCGTTGCCCCGGACATGGACATCGGCGGTGAGCAGATCCTCCACGACCCGGAGGTTCTCGTCCCTGGATCCGACCAGCGTCAGCACGACGTTGTCGGGAACGGTCACCTTCGACTGCGCTGTTGCCTGCTGCGCTGCGGTCTGGGGGTGCTCTCCGGACTGGGCGGCGGATCCACCCGCTGCAATACCGGCCACGTGTGTTCGGGCCTGCTTTCTGCGCATTCGCGCGGGTCGTTCGGTCAGTTCTCCCTGGCGTCGATGGTAGTCCACCCGGCAATCAGATTGCTGCCGTCACCGCCACCTCGTCGACGCCGAGATCAGCCCTTGAGCGGGCCGCCGGTGAGTCCGCCGAGCGGTTCGCCGCCGAGCAGGTGCAGGTGCACGTGGAAGATCGTCTGCCCGGCGTCGGCGTTGGTGTTGAACAGCAGCCGGTAACCCGATTCGGCGATGCCTTCCTGCTCGGCGATCTCGCGGGCGACGGTGATCAGCTCGGCGAGCAGCTCCGGGTCGGCGGCGGCGAGCTCGCCGGCGTTGCGGTAGCGCTTCTTCGGCACGATGAGCACGTGGGTCGGGGCCTGGGGATTGATGTCGCGGATCGCGATGACCCGGTCGTTCTCGCGCACCACGTCGGCCGGGACCTCGCGCGCGATGATCCGCAGGAACAGGGAGTCCATGTCGCTCATGCCCGGAAGATTAGAGGTTTCGCCGTTCATCTTGCGAAGCGGTGCGGGAGCGGAACCGCGGATGCCGCCTGGACTCCGGGATCTTCGACTCGTCCGATGCGGTTCGATCACCGCAAACCGGTCGCATCCCCGGCACGCTGCGCCGCAACCGGGTCTGGGGGTTGTCCCGGTTGCGGCGCGGCTCTCGCCGGACCGAGGGGGGAGGTGTCCGACGAGCGCTGGGGTCCGATGCCCCGTGCGGCACCGGTCGCGGCAAAACCCCGCCGCGATCTTTCGCACACCGAGCGTATCGCTGAGTCAACCGTTCGCGCTACGGATCGACCGAAGTTTTTGATCTTCTTAGCGGTATGTGACCGCCTTGCGCGTACTGCGCCGATTTCGAATGAGATCGCCAGTCACCCAGTCGTGAGATCAGGTCGTTCAGGCCCAGCGGTCGGTGCGAACGCCTAGGGCGCCGAGGGCGACCGCGGCGGCTGTCGAGGCGCGCAGGACCGTCGGGCCCAGGCGGACGACGTTCGCCCCCGCTTCGGCCAGCGCGGCGAGCTCATCGCTGGTCACGCCGCCCTCCGGGCCGACGACCAGGACGAGTTCACCGGTCGCGGGCAGATCCACCGACGACAGCGGCGTGGCCGCCGACTCGTGCAGCACCAGCGCCGCGTCGGCACCGCGGACCAGCGCCGCGAGCTGCTTGGTGCTCACCGGCTCGTCCACCGGTGGCGTCCACGCCCGCCGCGCCTGCTTCGCCGCCTGCGCGGCCGTGCTCCGCCACCGCGCCAGCGCCTTCGCGCCGCGTGGGCCGTCGTCCCACTTCGCCACGCACCGGGCGGCGCGCCACGGCACCACCGCGTCCACGCCCGCCTCGGTCGCCAGCTCCACCGCGAGCTCCCCGCGGTCGCCCTTGACCAGCGCCTGCGCCAGCCGCACCCGCAGTCCGGGCTGCGGGACATGCCAGGTCTCGGAGACGGCGAGCTGCAACGAATCCTTCGCAGCGGCCGCCACTTCGCAGCGCGCCAAACCGCCCTGCCCGTCCGAGAGCAGCAGCTGCTCACCGACGCGCAGGCGGCGGACGGTGGCCGCGTGCTTGCCCTCCGGGCCGTCCAGGGTGGCCGCGCCGACGGCGGGCAGCCGCTCGACAGAGAACACCGGCAGCGAGGATTCGGACACGTCCCGCCTCACCGTTCGGTCTGTTCTTCGCAAGCGGCGGTAGCCGCTTGCGGTGTGGGACTCTACCGGCACTGCCGCGGGTTCACGGTGCCCACCCCTCTGGGGTTCTCCCAGCGAGGACACCCCGACGTGGTGAATTGGCTGAGTCGGGGATCCCGCAGCGAGAAGGCCTCTGAGGTTCCGCTGCCCGCACCGCCACGCAAACCACTTTGAAGCATCTTCCAGTTCAGCGGTTGCCGAAGGAGCGGAAGCGGGAGAACAGCCCGTGCCGGTTGCCGTTGCCGTTGGCGGTCACCGTCGGCTCCGGCTGCTCCTCGCCGCGCAGCGCGGCGAGCTGGCGCAGCAGGTCGGACTGCGACTCGTCGAGCCGGGTCGGCACCACGACGTCGAGGTGCACGTGCAGGTCGCCGTGGCCGCTGACCTTGCCGTTGGACCGCAGCTTGGGCAGGCCCCGACCGGTTAGCACCTGCTCGGTGCCGGACTGCATGCCAGGCTCGACCGTCAGCTCCTCCTGGCCGCCATCGAGCGTTTCCAGGTTAAGCACGGTGCCCAGCGCCGCGGCCGTCATCGGCAGCTCGACGGTGCAGTGCAGGTCCGCGCCGTCGCGGGTGAACCGCTCGTGCGGGAGCTCCTCGACCTCGACGAACAGGTCACCGGCCGGTCCCCCGCCGGGCCCGACCTCGCCTTCGCCGGCCAGCCGCACCCGCATTCCGTCGCCGACACCGGCCGGGATCTTGACGGTGATGGTGCGCCGCGCGCGGATCCGGCCGTCGCCGCCGCACTGCTGGCACGGGTCGGTGATGACCTCGCCGAAACCGCGGCAGACCGGGCACGGCCGGGACGTCATGACCTGCCCCAGGAACGACCGCTGCACGGACTGCACCTCGCCGCGACCACCGCAGGTGTCGCAGGTCGACGGGGCGCTGCCGGCGCGGGAGCCGCCGCCGTCGCACGAGTCGCAGAGCACCGCAGTGTCGACGGTGATATCCCGGTTCACGCCGCTGGCGCACTCCTCCAGCGTCATCGCCAGCCGGAGCAGCGCGTCCGAGCCCGGCTGGACGCGGCTGCGCGGGCCCCGCCCGCCGCCACCGGCACCGCCGCCGAAGAAGGCGTCCATGATGTCGCCCAGACCGCCGAAGCCCGCGAACGGGTCGCCCATGCCACCGCCGGCACCGCCGCCGTTGGACAGCGGGTCGCCGCCGAGGTCGACCACCTGCCGCTTCTTCGGGTCGGAAAGGACCTCGTAGGCGGTCGTCACCTCGCGGAACCGCTCCTGCGCGGCCTCATCGGGGTTGACGTCTGGGTGCAGTTCTCGGGCGAGCTTGCGGTATGCCCGCTTGATCTGCTCGGGTGTCGCTTCCCTGGCCACCCCGAGGGTCGCGTAGTAGTCCCTGGCCACCTTCTCCGTACTTCCTCTGCTCGATCAACGAGTACACGCCGGTCGGGCGCGGTAAACCGTCACCGACCGATCAGGATCTCACCCACGTACGCGGCTACGGCCCGCACCGCCGCCATCGTGCCCGGGTAGTCCATCCGAGTCGGTCCGACAACTCCCAGGCCGCCCAATACCATGCCATCCGAACCGTATCCGGTGGAAATCACCGAGGTCGTCTGCATCTCCTTGGCCTCGTTCTCCATCCCTATGCTGACCCGCACGGTGCCCGAATCGCGCGCCGCCGCGAGCAGCTTGAGTACCACGACCTGCTCTTCGAGCGCCTCCAGGACCTGGCGCAGCGAGTGGGGGAAGTCGGCGACGTTGCGGGTCAGGTTGGGCGTGCCGCCCAGCAGCATCCGCTCCTCCGGGTGCTCCACCAGCGACTCGATGAGCACGCTGCACACGCGGATCAGCGGGTCGCGCAGCTCCGACGGAGCCTGGTCGGGCAGCTCGGCCACCGCGGCGGAGGCGTCGGCGAGCCGCTTCTCGACCATCGACACGTTGAGCACGTTGCGCAGCCGGGCCACGTCGTCGTCGGTGATCACGTCGCCGAGGTCGACCATCCGCTGGTCCACGCGCCCGGTGTTGGTGATCAGCACCAGCATCAGCCGCGCCGGGGTGATGGTGACCACCTCGACGTGCCGGACGGTCGATCGGGTCAACGTGGGGTACTGCACCACGGCGACCTGCTGGGTGAGCTGCGCCAGCAGCCGGACGCTGCGGCGCATCACGTCGTCCAGGTCCAGCGCCCCTTCGAGGAACTTGTGGATGGCGCGACGCTCGGCCTCGGTCAGCGGCTTGACCTCGTGCAGCCGGTCCACGAACAGCCGGTAGCCCTTGTCGGTGGGCACCCGGCCGGCGCTGGTGTGCGGCTGGACGATGAAGCCCTCCTCCTCCAGGGCGGCCATGTCGTTGCGGACCGTGGCGCTGGACACACCGAGGTTGTGGCGGTCGACGAGCGCCTTCGAACCCACCGGCTCCTTGGTCGACACGTAGTCGGCCACGATCGCCCGTAGCACCTCGAAACGGCGATCATCCGCGTTCACCACCGCCACCTCCTTCACCTCCAGCGGCACCCGCCCAGGCTCGATGCCCAGGCACAGCCCGGGTACCACCATCGAGTTTACGGTGTTCGTGCACCGGAGCCGAGGCGCACGGGCGGACGGCGGTAGCCTGCCGCGGGGCCGACGGGCCGGTACATCGAGCGGAGCAGATCGGTTCCGGCGGCGGTAGCCGCAGGCGGACCAACTGCGGCGTGCAACGCGTTCGGCCGTTCGCCAGGAGGTGCCAGCTGCCGTGATCTTCAAGGACGTCCGGGAGGGCCAGCCCTACCCCGACCACCGGATGGCGCTGCGGGACTGGGCGAAGGTGCCGCCGCGCCCGGTGCGGATGGAAGATCTGGTCACCACGACGAAGGTGCTGCACCTGGATCGGCTGCTGAGCCCGGACTCGACGTTCTTCGGGGACCTGTTCCCGCACGTGGTCCGCTGGCGCGGCGAGCTCTACCTGGAGGACGGCCTGCACCGGGCCCTCCGATCAGCCCTCCACCAGCGCACGGTCCTGCACGCCAGAGTCCTCGACCTGGACGCAACCCGATAGCGGTACCAACATGGTATCGGAGTTGGTACCGTTGCGTCATGGCTCTGAACCTGCGCCTTCGCGCCGAAGCAGAAGATGCCTTGCGCGCCGAAGCGGAACGATCAGGTCGCTCTCAGCAGGACATCCTCCGTGAAGCCGTAGACCGCTATCTCGGGCTCACTCCGGCCGCGGAACCCAAGCACGAGTGGGACCACCTGATCACTTCGGGCAAGGTGCTCCTGCCGAGGAGCCCCTACCGCAAGGTCGTACCGACCAGAACGCTCCCGGCGGGCCAACGGACGATCGACCTGCTGGATCGCGAGGACCGTTTCTGATGCGCGTATACCTGGACAGCAGCGCGCTGATCAAGCGGGTAGTCCGCGAGCCGGAATCCTCCGCGCTCGTCGCGGAACTGGACGATCTCGCCCGCCGCCAGGCACTGTTGGTATCGACCACGTTGGCCTGGACCGAAATCGCCCGGGTGCTTCGAGCCAGCCGGGACACGACGTTCCAGGAAGTGGCTAACGAACTGCGGGACGCAATGAGCGGCATCGCCGAGCATCCGCTCGACTTCGAGATCATGAACCTCTCCCGAAGGCTTGAGCCGAACCAACTGCGCTCGCTCGACGCGATTCACCTCGCTGCGGCAATCGCCCTCGACGTCGATCTGGTGATGACCTACGACAAGAGACTCGCTGAAGCTACCGCTCTGAACGGAATCCAGGTCAGCTCCCCTGCCTGATCACGCGATCAGGCGCTGAACCACTCCGTCGGCGAGGAGGCGGCCCCGGTCCGTCAGGACGCAGCGGCCCGCCGTCAGCGCTTCGGGCTGCAGCAGACCGTCGGCGGCTGCTTGCTTCGCCGCTAGAAGGCCCGGCTCGTCCAGCGCGTCCACCGGGAGACCCGTGGCCAGGCGGAGTCCGAGCATGATCCGCTCGACCCGCTGGTCCTCGTCGGCGAGGCGCTCCCGCCCCGCCGCCGGGGAGTTGCCCTCCGCCAGCACCGCCGCGTAGCGGGCCGGGTGCTTGACGTTCCACCAGCGGACGCCGCCGACGTGGCTGTGCGCGCCCGGGCCGGCGCCCCACCAG
This genomic interval carries:
- a CDS encoding CD225/dispanin family protein — its product is MTNPYGGPPSEPNPQQPYGQQPGGYGPPSGPMPQQPYGQPDPYGQANPYAPQPGMGGAPPNNNIGWGIGSIFLCWPFAIPSLIKATSVQNLWAQGQYAQAQAAADDAKKWGKIGIIAGAAWWVLIILLYVIFGIIIAASVSSSSY
- the era gene encoding GTPase Era, which encodes MTSSADVHRSGFACFVGRPNAGKSTLTNRLVGSKVAITSSKPQTTRHAIRGIVHRPDAQLIIVDTPGLHRPRTLLGRRLNDLVYETWSEVDVVGFCVPADQKVGPGDRFIAEQLKKVSRRTPVLGIVTKTDLVGKDQVAQQLLDLQQVMEFAELVPVSAVDSFQVDVLADLLVGQLPEGPQLYPDGELTDEPETTLIAELIREAALEGVRDELPHSLAVTIEEMIPREDRDDLIDVHAVLYVERSSQKSIVIGSGGERLRAVGTQARKHIQALLGTKIYLDLHVKVAKDWQRDPKQLRKLGF
- a CDS encoding cytidine deaminase, with the protein product MAEHVESVAPQEIDPEDAKIVTLARSSRARTGAAEGAAVRDTDGRTYAACTVALPSLRLTALQAAVAAAVASGAEGLEAAAVVTDADSVDADSAAAVRDLTSTATILRADATGTVAGVLQA
- a CDS encoding hemolysin family protein, whose translation is MASTGSTAFLIIAVLLVLAAGVFAASESAIAVASRARVDELVREGRGGAKQLAQLLADRPRHVNLLLLLRLACEMGATVLVTVVAIRMANSEAWAVVIAGLIMLVASYVLVGVGPRTLGRQHPYGIGLKVAAPVRVLARLLNPLTRLLILIGNMITPGKGFREGPFSTEVELRELVDLAGERGVVAAGEREMIHSVFELGDTLAREVMVPRTEIIWIEQTKSARQALALCLRSGFSRVPVIGESVDDIVGVVTLKDLTRAVLDARDEAGPAVAELMRPASFVPDTKRLDELLGEMQLSRSHLAIAVDEYGGTAGLLTIEDIIEEIVGEITDESDLEEHRPIERLDDGTVRVSSRLPVEDLGELFGVELDDSDVETVGGLLAQRLGRVPLPGAETEIAGLRLRAEGGKDHRGRIRINALLVRPVNADQAPLRGADQEGSNARG
- the ybeY gene encoding rRNA maturation RNase YbeY → MSIEIANESGVAVPEATIVSVARFALDKMSVSQLAELSIVLVELDVMADLHERWMDLPGPTDVMSFPMDEYDSARRPDSAGSGPALLGDIVLCPAFAKDQARKAGHSLLDELHLLTVHGVLHLLGYDHAEPEEEREMFGLQNRILAEYREARGEAERAAAQRSADARVLGAVGLDEPEPPQGGPAATN
- a CDS encoding histidine triad nucleotide-binding protein — translated: MSDMDSLFLRIIAREVPADVVRENDRVIAIRDINPQAPTHVLIVPKKRYRNAGELAAADPELLAELITVAREIAEQEGIAESGYRLLFNTNADAGQTIFHVHLHLLGGEPLGGLTGGPLKG
- a CDS encoding 16S rRNA (uracil(1498)-N(3))-methyltransferase: MSESSLPVFSVERLPAVGAATLDGPEGKHAATVRRLRVGEQLLLSDGQGGLARCEVAAAAKDSLQLAVSETWHVPQPGLRVRLAQALVKGDRGELAVELATEAGVDAVVPWRAARCVAKWDDGPRGAKALARWRSTAAQAAKQARRAWTPPVDEPVSTKQLAALVRGADAALVLHESAATPLSSVDLPATGELVLVVGPEGGVTSDELAALAEAGANVVRLGPTVLRASTAAAVALGALGVRTDRWA
- the dnaJ gene encoding molecular chaperone DnaJ, producing the protein MARDYYATLGVAREATPEQIKRAYRKLARELHPDVNPDEAAQERFREVTTAYEVLSDPKKRQVVDLGGDPLSNGGGAGGGMGDPFAGFGGLGDIMDAFFGGGAGGGGRGPRSRVQPGSDALLRLAMTLEECASGVNRDITVDTAVLCDSCDGGGSRAGSAPSTCDTCGGRGEVQSVQRSFLGQVMTSRPCPVCRGFGEVITDPCQQCGGDGRIRARRTITVKIPAGVGDGMRVRLAGEGEVGPGGGPAGDLFVEVEELPHERFTRDGADLHCTVELPMTAAALGTVLNLETLDGGQEELTVEPGMQSGTEQVLTGRGLPKLRSNGKVSGHGDLHVHLDVVVPTRLDESQSDLLRQLAALRGEEQPEPTVTANGNGNRHGLFSRFRSFGNR
- the hrcA gene encoding heat-inducible transcriptional repressor HrcA; this encodes MNADDRRFEVLRAIVADYVSTKEPVGSKALVDRHNLGVSSATVRNDMAALEEEGFIVQPHTSAGRVPTDKGYRLFVDRLHEVKPLTEAERRAIHKFLEGALDLDDVMRRSVRLLAQLTQQVAVVQYPTLTRSTVRHVEVVTITPARLMLVLITNTGRVDQRMVDLGDVITDDDVARLRNVLNVSMVEKRLADASAAVAELPDQAPSELRDPLIRVCSVLIESLVEHPEERMLLGGTPNLTRNVADFPHSLRQVLEALEEQVVVLKLLAAARDSGTVRVSIGMENEAKEMQTTSVISTGYGSDGMVLGGLGVVGPTRMDYPGTMAAVRAVAAYVGEILIGR
- a CDS encoding type II toxin-antitoxin system VapB family antitoxin; this translates as MIFKDVREGQPYPDHRMALRDWAKVPPRPVRMEDLVTTTKVLHLDRLLSPDSTFFGDLFPHVVRWRGELYLEDGLHRALRSALHQRTVLHARVLDLDATR
- a CDS encoding ribbon-helix-helix protein, CopG family; its protein translation is MALNLRLRAEAEDALRAEAERSGRSQQDILREAVDRYLGLTPAAEPKHEWDHLITSGKVLLPRSPYRKVVPTRTLPAGQRTIDLLDREDRF
- a CDS encoding PIN domain-containing protein, with amino-acid sequence MRVYLDSSALIKRVVREPESSALVAELDDLARRQALLVSTTLAWTEIARVLRASRDTTFQEVANELRDAMSGIAEHPLDFEIMNLSRRLEPNQLRSLDAIHLAAAIALDVDLVMTYDKRLAEATALNGIQVSSPA